A window of Macrotis lagotis isolate mMagLag1 chromosome X, bilby.v1.9.chrom.fasta, whole genome shotgun sequence contains these coding sequences:
- the TBC1D25 gene encoding TBC1 domain family member 25 isoform X3 → MRSSGRWSGSESRISCLPQKFEGFLQPDFRTFAVDPQITSLDVLQHILMRAFDLSGKKHFGISYLGREKLGPEVYIPLTSEGDLSTAFTSASQPYLQLRVDVTSLEDSPLLEDWDIISPKDVLGTDLLPVEKRSLTAVALPFTQSIISQVGRTLSKVQQVLSWSYGEDLKPFKPPLSDAEFHTYLNREGQLCRPEELRLRIYHGGVEPSLRKVVWRYLLNVYPDGLTGQERMDYMKWKTLEYNQLKSEWHQRASAEDLEFIRSNVLKDVLRTDRAHPYYAGPEDNPHLIALHDLLTTYAVTHPQISYCQGMSDIASPILAVMDNEGHAFICFCGIMKRLEANFRVDGEAMSIKFSHLKLLLQYSDPEFYSYLLSTGADDLFFCYRWLLLELKREFAFEDALRMLEVTWSSLPPDPPEKEVELVGVPAPARDGEQPVRQRHMLRPTYYGLDEARDKVLPPRGEKKEESLGTEESQELGFRKRPLARQASVGNHQPGEEVQWGIPPQLLKQLAVEEGDVTAGVLVPLALPLHMTKSFSAPSLRPLIAPSSPLATQSPLSTEPKQTGEESSSTRTPSDQGGSLGKSLSSPYSSSLLPPAGATVSLPPPQEFGRGNPFMLFLCLAILLEHRDHIMKRSMDYNELAMHFDRLVRRHHLGKVLHRAKTLFADYLQSEVWDSEEGDEAAADSPPPATATTS, encoded by the exons ATGAGGAGCAGCGGGAGGTGGTCCGGGTCCGAGTCAAG GATATCCTGTCTCCCTCAGAAGTTTGAAGGCTTCCTGCAGCCCGACTTCCGGACATTTGCTGTGGATCCTCAGATCACCTCCCTAGACGTGCTACAGCACATCCTGATGCGAGCCTTTGACCTGAGTGG GAAGAAGCACTTTGGCATCAGTTACCTGGGCCGGGAGAAGTTGGGTCCTGAGGTCTATATACCACTGACCTCAGAAGGAGATCTGAGCACAGCTTTCACCAGTGCCTCCCAGCCCTACCTACAGCTCCGAGTGGACGTCACATCTTTGGAAGATA GTCCCCTCTTGGAAGATTGGGACATCATTAGTCCCAAGGACGTCCTTGGTACTGACCTGCTGCCTGTAGAGAAGCGTTCCCTGACAGCCGTGGCTTTGCCTTTCACGCAGTCCATCATATCTCAG GTGGGCCGGACACTCTCCAAGGTCCAGCAGGTACTGAGCTGGTCCTATGGGGAAGACCTCAAGCCCTTTAAACCCCCACTCAGTGATGCTGAATTTCACACCTACCTGAATCGGGAGGGCCAGCTGTGCCGACCTGAAGAGCTGCGCCTGCGCATTTACCATGGAGGAGTGGAGCCTTCCCTCCGCAAG GTGGTGTGGCGATACCTGCTGAACGTGTACCCTGATGGTCTGACAGGCCAGGAGCGGATGGACTACATGAAATGGAAGACACTGGAATACAACCAGCTGAAGAGTGAGTGGCACCAGCGTGCCAGTGCTGAGGACTTGGAGTTCATCCGGAGCAACGTCCTCAAGGATGTGCTGCGTACAGACCGTGCTCACCCCTACTACGCAGGTCCTGAGGACAACCCCCACCTCATTGCTCTACATGATCTGCTCACCACGTATGCAGTCACTCACCCCCAGATCTCTTACTGCCAGGGCATGAGTGACATTGCCTCTCCTATCCTGGCCGTCATGGATAATGAGGGCCATGCTTTTATCTGCTTCTGTGGCATCATGAAGCGCCTGGAGGCCAATTTCCGTGTTGATGGGGAGGCCATGTCCATCAAGTTCTCTCACCTGAAGCTCCTCCTCCAATATTCAGACCCAGAATTCTATAGCTACCTCCTCTCTACTGGGGCCGATGACCTCTTCTTTTGCTACCGTTGGCTGTTGCTTGAACTCAAGCGGGAGTTTGCCTTTGAAGATGCTCTGAGGATGCTGGAGGTGACATGGAGCTCCTTGCCCCCAGACCCACCAGAAAAAGAGGTGGAGCTTGTGGGTGTTCCTGCCCCAGCCAGAGATGGTGAGCAACCTGTCCGCCAGAGGCACATGCTGAGACCCACATACTATGGCTTGGATGAGGCTAGAGACAAGGTGCTGCCCCcaaggggagagaagaaggaagaaagccTGGGAACAGAGGAGAGTCAGGAGTTAGGCTTTAGGAAAAGGCCCTTAGCCAGACAAGCCAGTGTCGGGAACCATCAGCCTGGGGAGGAAGTGCAGTGGGGTATCCCTCCCCAGCTCCTAAAACAGTTGGCAGTGGAGGAGGGGGACGTGACAGCTGGTGTGCTCGTTCCACTGGCTCTGCCTCTTCATATGACCAAGTCCTTCTCAGCTCCTTCCTTGAGGCCCTTGATTGCACCTTCCTCCCCGCTAGCGACCCAGTCTCCTTTGTCTACAGAGCCCAAGCAGACAGGGGAGGAGAGCAGCAGCACTAGGACCCCTTCTGACCAGGGCGGCTCCCTGGGGAAAAGCCTGTCCTCACCGTACTCATCTTCACTTTTGCCCCCTGCTGGGGCAACTGTGAGCCTTCCTCCACCCCAAGAGTTTGGCCGGGGGAACCCCTTCATGCTCTTCTTGTGCTTAGCTATCCTGCTTGAGCACCGGGACCACATCATGAAGCGAAGTATGGACTACAATGAACTGGCCATGCACTTTGACCGCCTGGTGCGGAGGCATCACCTTGGAAAGGTTCTGCACCGGGCTAAGACACTGTTCGCTGACTATTTGCAATCTGAGGTGTGGGACTCCGAGGAAGGTGATGAGGCTGCAGCAGACTCTCCGCCTCCTGCTACTGCCACCACTTCCTGA
- the EBP gene encoding LOW QUALITY PROTEIN: 3-beta-hydroxysteroid-Delta(8),Delta(7)-isomerase (The sequence of the model RefSeq protein was modified relative to this genomic sequence to represent the inferred CDS: deleted 1 base in 1 codon), protein MNSPHGAHPYWPRNLQLSDYVPNNRPVWQILTVFFSVSGLPLVATWLLSGQGRRGSGTPPSPLGLWRRLAICWFALCAFIHMVIEGWFSLYNQDIAKDQAFLSQLWKEYSKGDSRYILANNFVVCMETVTAWAWGPLSLWAVGAFLRQRPERFLLQLVISLGQLYGDVLYFLTEYRDGFQHGELGHPLYFWFYFIFLNALWIVVPSVLLLDAWHKLVCAQSLADGTAGPRPPKRQHEWLQ, encoded by the exons ATGAACTCTCCTCATGGGGCACATCCTTATTGGCCTCGAAACCTCCAGCTCAGTGATTATGTGCCTAACAATCGTCCGGTGTGGCAGATTCTCACCGTCTTCTTTTCTGTCTCGGGTTTGCCACTGGTGGCTACCTGGCTGCTGTCCGGCCAGGGAAGGAGAGGCAGTGGAACCCCACCCTCGCCTTTGGGTCTCTGGCGTCGCCTGGCAATCTGCTGGTTTGCTCTGTGTGCTTTTATACACATGGTGATTGAAGGCTGGTTCAGCCTCTACAATCAGGACATTGCTAAGGATCAGGCCTTCTTGTCACAGCTGT GGAAGGAATATTCCAAGGGTGACAGCCGCTACATTCT AGCAAACAACTTCGTTGTGTGCATGGAGACAGTGACAGCCTGGGCATGGGGTCCACTCAGCTTGTGGGCTGTGGGTGCCTTTCTGAGACAGAGGCCTGAAcgattccttctccagcttgttaTTTCCCTGG GCCAGCTGTATGGCGATGTCCTTTATTTCCTCACTGAATATCGAGATGGCTTTCAGCATGGGGAGCTTGGGCACCCACTCTACTTTTGGTTCTACTTCATCTTCCTAAATGCCCTGTGgattgtcgtgccttccgttctCCTCCTGGATGCCTGGCATAAACTGGTGTGTGCCCAGTCACTTGCAGATGGTACTGCTGGC CCTCGACCCCCAAAAAGGCAGCATGAGTGGCTCCAGTGA
- the TBC1D25 gene encoding TBC1 domain family member 25 isoform X1 → MAASPGNGAAPGAAEDEEQREVVRVRVKKFEGFLQPDFRTFAVDPQITSLDVLQHILMRAFDLSGKKHFGISYLGREKLGPEVYIPLTSEGDLSTAFTSASQPYLQLRVDVTSLEDSPLLEDWDIISPKDVLGTDLLPVEKRSLTAVALPFTQSIISQVGRTLSKVQQVLSWSYGEDLKPFKPPLSDAEFHTYLNREGQLCRPEELRLRIYHGGVEPSLRKVVWRYLLNVYPDGLTGQERMDYMKWKTLEYNQLKSEWHQRASAEDLEFIRSNVLKDVLRTDRAHPYYAGPEDNPHLIALHDLLTTYAVTHPQISYCQGMSDIASPILAVMDNEGHAFICFCGIMKRLEANFRVDGEAMSIKFSHLKLLLQYSDPEFYSYLLSTGADDLFFCYRWLLLELKREFAFEDALRMLEVTWSSLPPDPPEKEVELVGVPAPARDGEQPVRQRHMLRPTYYGLDEARDKVLPPRGEKKEESLGTEESQELGFRKRPLARQASVGNHQPGEEVQWGIPPQLLKQLAVEEGDVTAGVLVPLALPLHMTKSFSAPSLRPLIAPSSPLATQSPLSTEPKQTGEESSSTRTPSDQGGSLGKSLSSPYSSSLLPPAGATVSLPPPQEFGRGNPFMLFLCLAILLEHRDHIMKRSMDYNELAMHFDRLVRRHHLGKVLHRAKTLFADYLQSEVWDSEEGDEAAADSPPPATATTS, encoded by the exons ATGGCGGCCTCCCCAGGGAACGGAGCAGCGCCGGGGGCGGCCGAAGATGAGGAGCAGCGGGAGGTGGTCCGGGTCCGAGTCAAG AAGTTTGAAGGCTTCCTGCAGCCCGACTTCCGGACATTTGCTGTGGATCCTCAGATCACCTCCCTAGACGTGCTACAGCACATCCTGATGCGAGCCTTTGACCTGAGTGG GAAGAAGCACTTTGGCATCAGTTACCTGGGCCGGGAGAAGTTGGGTCCTGAGGTCTATATACCACTGACCTCAGAAGGAGATCTGAGCACAGCTTTCACCAGTGCCTCCCAGCCCTACCTACAGCTCCGAGTGGACGTCACATCTTTGGAAGATA GTCCCCTCTTGGAAGATTGGGACATCATTAGTCCCAAGGACGTCCTTGGTACTGACCTGCTGCCTGTAGAGAAGCGTTCCCTGACAGCCGTGGCTTTGCCTTTCACGCAGTCCATCATATCTCAG GTGGGCCGGACACTCTCCAAGGTCCAGCAGGTACTGAGCTGGTCCTATGGGGAAGACCTCAAGCCCTTTAAACCCCCACTCAGTGATGCTGAATTTCACACCTACCTGAATCGGGAGGGCCAGCTGTGCCGACCTGAAGAGCTGCGCCTGCGCATTTACCATGGAGGAGTGGAGCCTTCCCTCCGCAAG GTGGTGTGGCGATACCTGCTGAACGTGTACCCTGATGGTCTGACAGGCCAGGAGCGGATGGACTACATGAAATGGAAGACACTGGAATACAACCAGCTGAAGAGTGAGTGGCACCAGCGTGCCAGTGCTGAGGACTTGGAGTTCATCCGGAGCAACGTCCTCAAGGATGTGCTGCGTACAGACCGTGCTCACCCCTACTACGCAGGTCCTGAGGACAACCCCCACCTCATTGCTCTACATGATCTGCTCACCACGTATGCAGTCACTCACCCCCAGATCTCTTACTGCCAGGGCATGAGTGACATTGCCTCTCCTATCCTGGCCGTCATGGATAATGAGGGCCATGCTTTTATCTGCTTCTGTGGCATCATGAAGCGCCTGGAGGCCAATTTCCGTGTTGATGGGGAGGCCATGTCCATCAAGTTCTCTCACCTGAAGCTCCTCCTCCAATATTCAGACCCAGAATTCTATAGCTACCTCCTCTCTACTGGGGCCGATGACCTCTTCTTTTGCTACCGTTGGCTGTTGCTTGAACTCAAGCGGGAGTTTGCCTTTGAAGATGCTCTGAGGATGCTGGAGGTGACATGGAGCTCCTTGCCCCCAGACCCACCAGAAAAAGAGGTGGAGCTTGTGGGTGTTCCTGCCCCAGCCAGAGATGGTGAGCAACCTGTCCGCCAGAGGCACATGCTGAGACCCACATACTATGGCTTGGATGAGGCTAGAGACAAGGTGCTGCCCCcaaggggagagaagaaggaagaaagccTGGGAACAGAGGAGAGTCAGGAGTTAGGCTTTAGGAAAAGGCCCTTAGCCAGACAAGCCAGTGTCGGGAACCATCAGCCTGGGGAGGAAGTGCAGTGGGGTATCCCTCCCCAGCTCCTAAAACAGTTGGCAGTGGAGGAGGGGGACGTGACAGCTGGTGTGCTCGTTCCACTGGCTCTGCCTCTTCATATGACCAAGTCCTTCTCAGCTCCTTCCTTGAGGCCCTTGATTGCACCTTCCTCCCCGCTAGCGACCCAGTCTCCTTTGTCTACAGAGCCCAAGCAGACAGGGGAGGAGAGCAGCAGCACTAGGACCCCTTCTGACCAGGGCGGCTCCCTGGGGAAAAGCCTGTCCTCACCGTACTCATCTTCACTTTTGCCCCCTGCTGGGGCAACTGTGAGCCTTCCTCCACCCCAAGAGTTTGGCCGGGGGAACCCCTTCATGCTCTTCTTGTGCTTAGCTATCCTGCTTGAGCACCGGGACCACATCATGAAGCGAAGTATGGACTACAATGAACTGGCCATGCACTTTGACCGCCTGGTGCGGAGGCATCACCTTGGAAAGGTTCTGCACCGGGCTAAGACACTGTTCGCTGACTATTTGCAATCTGAGGTGTGGGACTCCGAGGAAGGTGATGAGGCTGCAGCAGACTCTCCGCCTCCTGCTACTGCCACCACTTCCTGA
- the TBC1D25 gene encoding TBC1 domain family member 25 isoform X4, whose product MAASPGNGAAPGAAEDEEQREVVRVRVKKFEGFLQPDFRTFAVDPQITSLDVLQHILMRAFDLSGKKHFGISYLGREKLGPEVYIPLTSEGDLSTAFTSASQPYLQLRVDVTSLEDSPLLEDWDIISPKDVLGTDLLPVEKRSLTAVALPFTQSIISQVGRTLSKVQQVLSWSYGEDLKPFKPPLSDAEFHTYLNREGQLCRPEELRLRIYHGGVEPSLRKVVWRYLLNVYPDGLTGQERMDYMKWKTLEYNQLKSEWHQRASAEDLEFIRSNVLKDVLRTDRAHPYYAGPEDNPHLIALHDLLTTYAVTHPQISYCQGMSDIASPILAVMDNEGHAFICFCGIMKRLEANFRVDGEAMSIKFSHLKLLLQYSDPEFYSYLLSTGADDLFFCYRWLLLELKREFAFEDALRMLEVTWSSLPPDPPEKEVELVGVPAPARDEPKQTGEESSSTRTPSDQGGSLGKSLSSPYSSSLLPPAGATVSLPPPQEFGRGNPFMLFLCLAILLEHRDHIMKRSMDYNELAMHFDRLVRRHHLGKVLHRAKTLFADYLQSEVWDSEEGDEAAADSPPPATATTS is encoded by the exons ATGGCGGCCTCCCCAGGGAACGGAGCAGCGCCGGGGGCGGCCGAAGATGAGGAGCAGCGGGAGGTGGTCCGGGTCCGAGTCAAG AAGTTTGAAGGCTTCCTGCAGCCCGACTTCCGGACATTTGCTGTGGATCCTCAGATCACCTCCCTAGACGTGCTACAGCACATCCTGATGCGAGCCTTTGACCTGAGTGG GAAGAAGCACTTTGGCATCAGTTACCTGGGCCGGGAGAAGTTGGGTCCTGAGGTCTATATACCACTGACCTCAGAAGGAGATCTGAGCACAGCTTTCACCAGTGCCTCCCAGCCCTACCTACAGCTCCGAGTGGACGTCACATCTTTGGAAGATA GTCCCCTCTTGGAAGATTGGGACATCATTAGTCCCAAGGACGTCCTTGGTACTGACCTGCTGCCTGTAGAGAAGCGTTCCCTGACAGCCGTGGCTTTGCCTTTCACGCAGTCCATCATATCTCAG GTGGGCCGGACACTCTCCAAGGTCCAGCAGGTACTGAGCTGGTCCTATGGGGAAGACCTCAAGCCCTTTAAACCCCCACTCAGTGATGCTGAATTTCACACCTACCTGAATCGGGAGGGCCAGCTGTGCCGACCTGAAGAGCTGCGCCTGCGCATTTACCATGGAGGAGTGGAGCCTTCCCTCCGCAAG GTGGTGTGGCGATACCTGCTGAACGTGTACCCTGATGGTCTGACAGGCCAGGAGCGGATGGACTACATGAAATGGAAGACACTGGAATACAACCAGCTGAAGAGTGAGTGGCACCAGCGTGCCAGTGCTGAGGACTTGGAGTTCATCCGGAGCAACGTCCTCAAGGATGTGCTGCGTACAGACCGTGCTCACCCCTACTACGCAGGTCCTGAGGACAACCCCCACCTCATTGCTCTACATGATCTGCTCACCACGTATGCAGTCACTCACCCCCAGATCTCTTACTGCCAGGGCATGAGTGACATTGCCTCTCCTATCCTGGCCGTCATGGATAATGAGGGCCATGCTTTTATCTGCTTCTGTGGCATCATGAAGCGCCTGGAGGCCAATTTCCGTGTTGATGGGGAGGCCATGTCCATCAAGTTCTCTCACCTGAAGCTCCTCCTCCAATATTCAGACCCAGAATTCTATAGCTACCTCCTCTCTACTGGGGCCGATGACCTCTTCTTTTGCTACCGTTGGCTGTTGCTTGAACTCAAGCGGGAGTTTGCCTTTGAAGATGCTCTGAGGATGCTGGAGGTGACATGGAGCTCCTTGCCCCCAGACCCACCAGAAAAAGAGGTGGAGCTTGTGGGTGTTCCTGCCCCAGCCAGAGATG AGCCCAAGCAGACAGGGGAGGAGAGCAGCAGCACTAGGACCCCTTCTGACCAGGGCGGCTCCCTGGGGAAAAGCCTGTCCTCACCGTACTCATCTTCACTTTTGCCCCCTGCTGGGGCAACTGTGAGCCTTCCTCCACCCCAAGAGTTTGGCCGGGGGAACCCCTTCATGCTCTTCTTGTGCTTAGCTATCCTGCTTGAGCACCGGGACCACATCATGAAGCGAAGTATGGACTACAATGAACTGGCCATGCACTTTGACCGCCTGGTGCGGAGGCATCACCTTGGAAAGGTTCTGCACCGGGCTAAGACACTGTTCGCTGACTATTTGCAATCTGAGGTGTGGGACTCCGAGGAAGGTGATGAGGCTGCAGCAGACTCTCCGCCTCCTGCTACTGCCACCACTTCCTGA
- the TBC1D25 gene encoding TBC1 domain family member 25 isoform X2, translating into MRSSGRWSGSESSLPTRISCLPQKFEGFLQPDFRTFAVDPQITSLDVLQHILMRAFDLSGKKHFGISYLGREKLGPEVYIPLTSEGDLSTAFTSASQPYLQLRVDVTSLEDSPLLEDWDIISPKDVLGTDLLPVEKRSLTAVALPFTQSIISQVGRTLSKVQQVLSWSYGEDLKPFKPPLSDAEFHTYLNREGQLCRPEELRLRIYHGGVEPSLRKVVWRYLLNVYPDGLTGQERMDYMKWKTLEYNQLKSEWHQRASAEDLEFIRSNVLKDVLRTDRAHPYYAGPEDNPHLIALHDLLTTYAVTHPQISYCQGMSDIASPILAVMDNEGHAFICFCGIMKRLEANFRVDGEAMSIKFSHLKLLLQYSDPEFYSYLLSTGADDLFFCYRWLLLELKREFAFEDALRMLEVTWSSLPPDPPEKEVELVGVPAPARDGEQPVRQRHMLRPTYYGLDEARDKVLPPRGEKKEESLGTEESQELGFRKRPLARQASVGNHQPGEEVQWGIPPQLLKQLAVEEGDVTAGVLVPLALPLHMTKSFSAPSLRPLIAPSSPLATQSPLSTEPKQTGEESSSTRTPSDQGGSLGKSLSSPYSSSLLPPAGATVSLPPPQEFGRGNPFMLFLCLAILLEHRDHIMKRSMDYNELAMHFDRLVRRHHLGKVLHRAKTLFADYLQSEVWDSEEGDEAAADSPPPATATTS; encoded by the exons ATGAGGAGCAGCGGGAGGTGGTCCGGGTCCGAGTCAAG CTTGCCCACTAGGATATCCTGTCTCCCTCAGAAGTTTGAAGGCTTCCTGCAGCCCGACTTCCGGACATTTGCTGTGGATCCTCAGATCACCTCCCTAGACGTGCTACAGCACATCCTGATGCGAGCCTTTGACCTGAGTGG GAAGAAGCACTTTGGCATCAGTTACCTGGGCCGGGAGAAGTTGGGTCCTGAGGTCTATATACCACTGACCTCAGAAGGAGATCTGAGCACAGCTTTCACCAGTGCCTCCCAGCCCTACCTACAGCTCCGAGTGGACGTCACATCTTTGGAAGATA GTCCCCTCTTGGAAGATTGGGACATCATTAGTCCCAAGGACGTCCTTGGTACTGACCTGCTGCCTGTAGAGAAGCGTTCCCTGACAGCCGTGGCTTTGCCTTTCACGCAGTCCATCATATCTCAG GTGGGCCGGACACTCTCCAAGGTCCAGCAGGTACTGAGCTGGTCCTATGGGGAAGACCTCAAGCCCTTTAAACCCCCACTCAGTGATGCTGAATTTCACACCTACCTGAATCGGGAGGGCCAGCTGTGCCGACCTGAAGAGCTGCGCCTGCGCATTTACCATGGAGGAGTGGAGCCTTCCCTCCGCAAG GTGGTGTGGCGATACCTGCTGAACGTGTACCCTGATGGTCTGACAGGCCAGGAGCGGATGGACTACATGAAATGGAAGACACTGGAATACAACCAGCTGAAGAGTGAGTGGCACCAGCGTGCCAGTGCTGAGGACTTGGAGTTCATCCGGAGCAACGTCCTCAAGGATGTGCTGCGTACAGACCGTGCTCACCCCTACTACGCAGGTCCTGAGGACAACCCCCACCTCATTGCTCTACATGATCTGCTCACCACGTATGCAGTCACTCACCCCCAGATCTCTTACTGCCAGGGCATGAGTGACATTGCCTCTCCTATCCTGGCCGTCATGGATAATGAGGGCCATGCTTTTATCTGCTTCTGTGGCATCATGAAGCGCCTGGAGGCCAATTTCCGTGTTGATGGGGAGGCCATGTCCATCAAGTTCTCTCACCTGAAGCTCCTCCTCCAATATTCAGACCCAGAATTCTATAGCTACCTCCTCTCTACTGGGGCCGATGACCTCTTCTTTTGCTACCGTTGGCTGTTGCTTGAACTCAAGCGGGAGTTTGCCTTTGAAGATGCTCTGAGGATGCTGGAGGTGACATGGAGCTCCTTGCCCCCAGACCCACCAGAAAAAGAGGTGGAGCTTGTGGGTGTTCCTGCCCCAGCCAGAGATGGTGAGCAACCTGTCCGCCAGAGGCACATGCTGAGACCCACATACTATGGCTTGGATGAGGCTAGAGACAAGGTGCTGCCCCcaaggggagagaagaaggaagaaagccTGGGAACAGAGGAGAGTCAGGAGTTAGGCTTTAGGAAAAGGCCCTTAGCCAGACAAGCCAGTGTCGGGAACCATCAGCCTGGGGAGGAAGTGCAGTGGGGTATCCCTCCCCAGCTCCTAAAACAGTTGGCAGTGGAGGAGGGGGACGTGACAGCTGGTGTGCTCGTTCCACTGGCTCTGCCTCTTCATATGACCAAGTCCTTCTCAGCTCCTTCCTTGAGGCCCTTGATTGCACCTTCCTCCCCGCTAGCGACCCAGTCTCCTTTGTCTACAGAGCCCAAGCAGACAGGGGAGGAGAGCAGCAGCACTAGGACCCCTTCTGACCAGGGCGGCTCCCTGGGGAAAAGCCTGTCCTCACCGTACTCATCTTCACTTTTGCCCCCTGCTGGGGCAACTGTGAGCCTTCCTCCACCCCAAGAGTTTGGCCGGGGGAACCCCTTCATGCTCTTCTTGTGCTTAGCTATCCTGCTTGAGCACCGGGACCACATCATGAAGCGAAGTATGGACTACAATGAACTGGCCATGCACTTTGACCGCCTGGTGCGGAGGCATCACCTTGGAAAGGTTCTGCACCGGGCTAAGACACTGTTCGCTGACTATTTGCAATCTGAGGTGTGGGACTCCGAGGAAGGTGATGAGGCTGCAGCAGACTCTCCGCCTCCTGCTACTGCCACCACTTCCTGA